AAGCTGATACGGGagattcttgtttttatttttggaCCTTCTGGTTGATGCGCACAGACTTAGTCAGATCATGAGGCCAATATTTCTAGACGTGCTCGTCCCCTTTGAGATGTCCCGTACCCTTTGGGAACACGTTTCATGTTGTGTTGAGACTTTCCGAGAAACTGATGACTCCGCGTAAAACTCCAGTTTGCAGAAGCACGAGGAGGCATGGACGAGCCGGATGAGGTGGTGCAGGCAGCAGCGGCTTCATCGTACCTGGACGAACTCGTTCCGTACTTGGTGCTGCTGGGGAACACGCTGCTTTTCGCCGTGGTTCGCCGGCTGGCGGCCAGGCTGTCTCCGCTCAAGTGGCGCCTGGCGATCTCCGAGGCCATCGGCACGTGGGAGCTCTGCAGCGACGTCGCGGAACTAGGTTTCGTCGCTTTCGTGTGCACATATACGACGCAAACCCCGAGAATGTCAGGGAAGCTCATAAGAATGCTAAGCGCAAGGTAGCAAAGGTATAGATATGTTATCAATTAAGAGACAAATTTTTTATAATTTGCCTACCACCGGATATCTTTCTATTCATCGTGGATGTATTCATGCACAAAACGCACGCATTTATGTAATTCCTGCAAATATGTAAACGACCCGTTTCAGTCGGTAGTGTGGTGGCACTAAACCAATCACGCACCAGGTCGTGCTTTCGCCGAAGAGTGTActtatcagtggcgtagccacggggggggggggggggggggggcacattaAGCACGCGTCCCTtccgtcgcccccccccccaaaaaaagaaagaaaattctgTTAGTATGttactctgttttttttttctttgaacaacGTGGTTAACGGTATATCTTGGACACACTGTATACTGTCGGCCGAAGTGTGGGAAATATTATTAGCGACTCTTTTCACAAAGCAGCTGTTGAGTTCACGGTAAATAAGAACTTTCTATCACTAGTCGTGCTTCGCCGACGCTCTTGCGAGCGGTACAGTGCGAGGTCTTTACAATGAAGTAACCTATAACGATGTATTTTGGAGGCCTCAAGCGCTTCCTAATACATGCATTAGGCTGTATAGTAATGAAGTCGACAAACACGTTGCGTCATTACTGTACCCACTACGTATACACCCACGTGTGCAGAGACCGCAGCGGAGTTGCCGAACCTAACCGGCGTGCTGTAGAAAGAAAGTGCGTAATCGTGACGATCCAGACTAGCGCCTTACATCGAACGCGCTCTGAACGCAACCCTGCAAAAGTGCCACGAATAACGAAGGTCGCCCGTTCCGAAGTTGTTACACGAAGAAGGGCAGTGTTCGCATAAGAAGGGTGCGCTCCGCATGCAGGCATCGTGTACGAGCGTCACGGCGTGTGGGTGTACGCGTTGGCCCTGCTCGCGTGCTGCGTGTGGTGGTGCCGGGCGTTTGGCGACGCCGAGGCGTGCCCGTGCGGCCCCGTCGAGGACATGCTGTTCGCCGTCGGACCCGGAGACTACCGCGCCCGGTTGTTGGGCCAAGCACTGGGTGGACTGCTCACCGCTCAGTGAGTCTCCATGCCTGTCCGTACGACGCCGACCACGCGGCGCCCAAGCACCTCAAACGCCAAAAAGTGCACTATTCGAAAAGGAATCATCATTCCTAACAAACTTCTTTATCGAATTAAAGTACAAAAGAATTCAaaccaaaatttattttaattttaaaaTATGTAATAAGTCCAACGGGCTGGGaactatatacagcgaagcttcaTGTGAATGCAcaaagagtcgaaacacgagtgcacgcacgcacgcacaagcgtAGACGCACACGAATTATGCCGAGCCGTTTGTTAAGCGCAGTTGCCGACTACTAGCGAGTACGATGGCAGCCTTGAACGCACCagggtttcagaggcagcatgcgcgtACGTACCGTAGCGTATTTCGAATACATTCTATTTGAAAGAACCGTTTACTCCCTACAGTGTAGCCGCGGATGAGCGAAggcgagcatttttttttctttacctcgCGTGGCCGACGCTGCCacgcatgcgcggaggcgagcgtcatctgCTGGTACTAAAGGGAACCCAGCGGCGAGCGTGCTCCACTGTGATTGGTTGGTCAGTTCGGCAAGGGCGGAGCTAGGCCGCAGCTCCCACGGTCACGAAACCTGGCGAGGTTctcaaagaaaagcttcgcttttaaaacccgacgtttcggagcaCGACCGGCCCTTCTTCTGGGGTGGGATggcatgaaacgtagcagtgcttATTTGTGTTTTTTGACGCTTTGACAGGCGCACGGAGAGTTTTCGCAGTCCTTGAGAGTAAACAGCAGGAAGTGCTCCTGACGAACGTTTGACGCTTATTTGTTCTTTAATTCCATTGTTCCCAATTAGGCAGATATCTCACGAATGTTTAACTTTTTACATATTAATTGCAACAAATTAAACATCACCAGTAAAATTTTCATTCgacttaaaaacaaaaaaaggattGTTATAATGACTGTCGACGCTATATTTGATATTggatgaagttgagagtatgacggagGCCCGTCTGGTCGGGttgatgcatacttaaaaggaagaggtctggacaccgaccaaaaattgtttaaaatagttatttacgtttcggctcccccacgggagccttgttcacaatgaaagaagcggcagagctggcgcccctttttatgtgcgtctcaaaacatgattaaggcacctggcatacatgggcggcagattgcctttgttgcgattaagagtgtgcgccgtggttgAGTCCCTaatcttgagtccctaatcatccaaaccgCGGCGCACACTTAATCgaaacgaaggcaatctgccgcccatgtatgccaggtgccttaatcatgttttgagacgcacataaaaaggggcgccagctctaCCACttcttattgtgaacaaggctcccgtgggggagccgaaacgtaaataaccattttaaaccatttttggtcggtgtccagacctcttccttttaattATATTTGATATTACACTTAAGGTTTCATAAACGCGTTTAGCAAGCGGTATAACGAGCTCTAATTCAAAAACCCATCAACTGTGACACAATCGATGCACGATGAGGATGACGAAGCTATATGAGAACCTTATGGATTGTTACGGCTAATAATCGTATCGACTGCTACGCGCAGTTTTTCATAAAGTAGCGAACTGACATAACCTTTTTCATAACTGAGCCATTCCACCGTCACAAATGTCCCGATTGTTGTGCGACTATTGTATCGAGAAATTCAGGAAATACGATTTATGAGTATCCACCGGGCTTGTGTCTTTAAACAGGTACATAACGTTCATCTGGTCCTGGCATCTGATTCCTGAGCACAAGATCATGGCGACAACGGAATGCCAGACCTCGCTCATGGTATAGTATACGCATGCGCACCATACAGAAACACAATCTGTGTCCACAGACAGCTACGCAGCCCAGCTGTAGACGCGCTATCTAGAAAAATATGAAGATTGACTGATTTTTAACGCCCAAAAGAAACAGGTGGCTACATAGACGGAAATTCATCCGAGACTGGCGTCTCTCGGATGAGCCACACGACAAGCGGACTCAGTGAAACACATTCCCGCGCACTCAATGTTCGGGTTAGTTGGGGGTCACGTGATCAAACGCACACTTAGGAAGGAAAGCGCGCGTCTTCTCCTCCATCCATGCCGTAGCTACGAATGACTGTGCGCCGCTGACGCTTACGCAGCCCGCGAGCCGTATCTAATTGTTGGTAATCATTGGTGGGTGCAATGATAAAGGGCGAGCAGGGATGGCTGCTAACCTCATGCGCGCTGTATTCCTTCCCGGGCTGTATTTCCGCGTCCCTAAGGTTACAGATAGCCTAGCCTcagtggtaattggagattgcttaCTCAAgccgtcctgcagtgggcataaaaaatAGGCATGTGACGATGATGCATTGAATTTGTGGTGTCGCAGTGAATCGTGCGGCTGTACGAATTATTCGCGATCTTCGTAATCCCAGCGTTGTAAAAGCGAGGGCTCGTGGTAATCCAGTCAGATATTTACGGGTTTAAATGGTCCATGCATTACACGATGGTTGTTATTTCAATTAGTAATGGagtgtttactgcaatttatatggcCCATATAACTAACGTATAGACTCATGCAAGGGCCGCACTTTTCGGCGCGATTTTTACAAGCTTTACATGGGACCGAGCCATTTGaccaattttttttcaaatctgcCGTAAAACTCCGCGATCGCTTcctctcgccatctagtagcgaCGCGCGAAAGCACGCTGCGCGCGAAATTTCACCGTTGAGCGTAATCGGAATCAGTGCACCGAACGCAATTGCTTCTAGGTTGGATCTTTTCTTTAATGCTGGGTGTCAAACTGGGGGTGGCGACCCTTACATAGGTGCGGCCCTTCCACATATATAAACGGTAAAAATTTTCCATCGAGTAATTCTTTTATACTTTGCTATCACAATGCTGCACCTTTCCGACGAAACTgcagcctttatttatttatttatttttcactgtGAGTTCGACtgtaagcgctgctgcgcatgactgctattgGTTCTGGTTTCAAGTGAACCtcgcttggcctcatttcggttactgagtgaattttATGCGCGTGCGTGGGCGTGCGCGTGATCCcgatgaccagaaccggtaacgcactccctcaccagagtaggattggccaccctggtgcagtacttgcctatatgaatacaacaatcaaaccccggccctcagtccccagcagctgcgaagcaactgaccacggcggcggtcagacctgccacgcagcagagggtgccaagaatccctggttccgaacaggccgccattggaatctgaacctggcaacgtttaacgctagaacgttatctagtgaggcgagtctagcagtgctattggagcaaTTATAGGGCAGTAAACGGGatttaatagggctcagtgaagtaaggaggccaaaagaagcatatacagtgcttaaaaagcgggcacgtcctgtgctaccggacTTAAcgaagagacgagaactaggggtcggattcctgattaataaggatacagctggtaacatacaggaattttatagcattaacgagagggtggcaggtcttgttgtgaaacttaataaaaggtacaaaatgaagattgtacaggtctaggcccctacatccagtcatgatgaccaggaagtcgaaagcttctatgaagatgtggaatcggcgatgggtaaagtcgaaacaaaatacactatactggtgaacgacttcaatgccagggtaggagagaagcaggctagagacaagtcagtggggaaatatgACATAGGGTCTAGGAACAACAGGGTAGAGTTATtatagagtttgcagaacagaataagatGCGGAtattgaataccttcttccgcaagcgggatagacgaaagtggacgtggaggagcccgaatggtgagactagaaatgaaatagaccttatactctgcgctaaccctggcatcatacaagatgtggacgtgctcggcaaggtgcgctgcagtgaccataggatggtaagaactcgaattagcctagacttgaggagggaacggaagaaactggtacataagaagccgatcaatgagttagtggtaagagagaaaatagaggaattccggatcaagctacagaacaggtattcggctatAACTCAGGAAGACGTCCTCAGtattgaagatatgaacgacaatcttatgggcatcattaaggagtgtgcaatagaagtcggtggtaactccgttagacaggatgccagtaagctatcgcaagagacgaaagatctgatcaagaaaagccaatgtatgaaagcctgtaaccccacagctagaatagaactgacagaactttcgaagttaatcaacaggcgtaagacagctgacataaggaagcataatatggatagaattgaacatgctctcaggaacggaggaagcctaaaagcagtgaagaagaaactaggaattggcaagaatcagatgtgtgcgttaagagacaaatctggcaatatcattactaatatggatgagatagttcaagtggctgaggagttctatagagatttatacagtaccagtggcacccacgacgataatggaagagagaatagtctacaggaattcgaaatcccacaggtaacgccggaagaagtaaaggcagccttgggagctatgcaaagggggaaggcagctggggaggatcaggtaacagcagatttgttgaaggatggttggcagattgttctagagaaactggccaccctgtatacgcaatgcctcatgactacgagcgtaccggaatcttggaaaaacgctaacataatcctaatccataagaaaggggacgacaaagacttgaaaaattatagtccgatcagcttactgtccgttgcctacaaagtatttactaaggtaattgcaaatagaatcaggaacaccttagactaccgtcaaccagaggaccaggcaggattccgtaaggggtactcaacaatagaccatattcacactatcaatcaggtgatagagaaatgtgcggaatataaccaactcttatatgtaactttcattgattacgagaaagcgtttgatttagtcgaaacctcagcattcttgcaggcattacggaatcaggatgtagacgagccgtatgtaaaaataccagtgaaagatatctatagcggctccacagccaccgtagtcctccataaagcaacagattcccaataaagaagggcgtcaggcagggaggtacgatctcttcaatgctgttcacagcgtgtttacgggaggtattcagagacctggattgggaagaattggggataaaagttaatggagaataccttagtaacttgcgattcgctgatgatattgccttgcttagtaactcaggggaccaattgcaatgcatgctcactgacctggggagccaaagcagaagggcgaatctaaacattaatctgcagaaaactaaagtaatgtttaacagtctcggaacagaacagcagtttacgataggtagcgaggcactggaagtggtaaggtaatacatctacttagggcaagtagtgaccgcggatccgtatcatgagactgaaataatctgaagaataatggtctggggtgcgtttggcaggcgttctcagatcatgaacagcaggttgccattatccctcaagagaaaagtgtacaacagctgtgccttaccagtactcacgtacggggcagaaagctggaggcttacgaaaagggttctgcttaaattgaggacgacgaaacgagctatggaaagaagaatgatgggtgtaacgttaagggataagagcagattaggtgagggaacaaacgcgagttaattacattttagttgaaatcaacaaaaataaatggccatgggcaggacatctaatgaggagggaagataaccgatggtcattaagggtcatcGACtagattccaaaggaagggaagcgtatataGCAGGGGctggcagaaagttatgtgggcggatgagattaagaagactgcagggaaaacatggccacaattagtacttgaccagggtagttggagaagtatgggagaggcctttgccctgcggtgggcttaaccaggctgatgatgatgacgacgaggcgacgatggcgtgacaaccACATGGGGAGACTGAGATGACAACGAGTGTATTGGCGTAACGATTGTTGTAATATGAAACCTGTATGACTTAAGCGTGACGACTACGGCATGACCAGGGGTGGAACTGCTCAAAGTAATTCTGGAGCAATAAAGTTAAATTACGTTTAGAAGCAGTTTGGAGCACATAAAATTGCattttgaagcagtttggagcagcccaatctgaattttggtggaataatggCAGCGCACTTCGAAACCATGATGAAACACAGAATAAACCAACACGAAGCGCGTCGTAGAAGCGCGCTTTGTAGCTATAGCGCACTAGAATATGAAAGACAGGGGCAGGACTGTCCAAAGTTATTTCGGAGAAATTTTCGGAGCAATATTGCGTTTTGGTGTCGTTTAGAGTAGACAAAACTGCGTTAGTGATGCAGCTTGGAGCAGACTAAATTTAATTTTGGAGCAATTTGGAGACgataaaatttcattttgaagcagTCTGGAGCAGGCCAATATGAATTTTGGTGGAGTAATGGAATACGGGATATGGCAACGCGCTTCGAAACCATGATGAAACGCAGAACACGAAGCGCATAGTTGCGACAGCATAtaacagcaattatatggacactccaggctcatttctgccgtcggcgttaCCGTGATACTCCATATAGTCTAGGGGCGATAgcatcgtcaccgcgcgccgtatgctacatgtgcgagtaaaagcatgCGAAGGTGAGCtcacgatggcggctcaatctcgcgtgttcgaagggaggaaagcggggaggatgTGCGCCATCTTCCGTTCCGCGCAAAGCACCAGGGGAGAGGGCGttttactccggcggctgctgggTATGGCgcagcccctatcttgaaagcgatctatgatggggacagagtgcgagtgctgatagcttcgtgtgcgctgtattttcgccgcttagttcgcgttgaagcgagaggcagcacgaaggtcaattcgctcgctgctgctgtcacgcttcctcactccagcgtttaaagagcgagtttccgcggtcatcgagagagatgtgttcatgtttgcttgtgtctGCGTGACACTGTCAATTTACTTTTtcacatacacagcgctgtgtatgtgcaCTCGTCTTGTCCTTTGCGCGGTTGAAAAAGAATGTTACACGAACTTGCCGAAGCTTCTacagtcgatgaggatagcaataggggtttgttggtacggcatattttattttgttatagcgcaagcttgacaaggacaaaagaaggcacatctgacacacacagcgctttgtacggcatatcttattttgttatagcgcaagcttgacaaggacaaaagaaggcacatctgacacacacagcgctgtgtgtgtcagatgtgccttcttttgtccttgacaagcttgcgctataacaaaataagcttCTACAGTGTTTGTTGATTTAGTTgataagcgagtgtttacaagtttatgcagccgataaagctactatcttcCCTTCGtgcagctgtctactaatttgctatcgcaatcgatgcttcgcctttcgggcgaaagtgcgactttttgTTTCAAGTCCACCATTAGGTCAAAATGGTTCAGGCCTCGCCCATGTGGGTATAAAAACAGActggaatggttttacgttataccggcccTGCAGGGACAGAGAAGCCCGCCCGCTGATCGCGCGCTTCCCTAATATCTCGCTCGCTCGCAGCGCCGTCAGCCTACGTTTTCATGTTTTGCGCCTCAGCTACAGGAAGCGCCGTGCCGCTCAGCCTAATCAaagcccctcctccccccccccccccccctcggccaCGCGCCAACGCCGCTTTtcctggtcggcggtggcgcgtggatggaagGGCTTTAAGTCCAACCAACTGCATTCTCGTACACTGTAAATACAGCCACCCAagtggccgcgcgcgcgccggCCACTTGCCGGAAGCGCCGAAAAGTACAGTGTTATAAGCGTGCGAATTCTGTGCGGGAAGCATCGGCGCGCGGTATACGGAGCATGAACGGCTGTACTCTTTTTCGGAGAACGAATCGCTCGCTCTTCGCGGCCACTGCCGGAGCACACATGCCGAAGCCGTTCTGGCGCAGCGTGGCGCAACTTCCGTCAATTTCGGATGACAATGCCGGAATCAAGACCATGCAACGACCACTAGCTCGTACTTggtggcccaagctattagacaacttgcgTCACCGAGTCTGAATAGGTGTGACGACGACATCATAAAGAGTAAGATCACTAAGCTGAAATGGCGATGTAACGACCACGATAAAATCATGACCAGGAACACATGTAGTAGTCCAAGCAAGTATACAACTTGGACCCCTACTTCAGGCTCGCTAGCTAGCTACTGGGTCGAGGTAGAAGGCGTGACGAGGATGTTATGATGAGGGTCGTCATAACGATAGTAAGATCACGAAGcgggaatgacgacaatggaatgatAAAACTGGTAcaatacgaccgataaaactactatccttactttgtacagctgtctactaatttgctatcgcaatcaatgtttttttgcctttcgggcgaagctctgacatttttttttttcttctagagaCCGAATCATCAGGAACGGCAGACTGACCAAGAAACTAGCTAGGTGTTCCAATTTTACCAATAATTAGTTAAATACATCAGTAAATATACTTAGATGAATTAAATATGGTTCAGGTAGCATGGGCACAAACCGGGTGACCACAGAAAACGTGAACAGCTGACGTATCTTGTGCATATGGCTCCCTGGACTCCTCAAGCACTCACGTTGTTTCCCAGCAAAAAAGTGAGAAACCTTCTCATGCTGCAGGGCCTATAGTAGGACTTTTCTCGTAATTTGAAAACCGATACGAGGTTACCTCATCAGTAGCTACAACCTTTACATTGTGGCGTTCCCGACAATCTGGCTTTTGAACAATCAAATTTGTGTTTTGAGTACTTTATTTTCGTGAAGTTTTTACAATCTTTGCAAAAACGCTGTTGCTACGAAGGTGCAGGTCGAATGTACACATCAAATGAACCAGAAAGTGCAAAATGTACATAACCAAATGCTGTTGGTGCAGGTCAGCCCGACCAAAGGCGCACTTATCGAAGGCGCAATCACGTGCGTCAGTCGATTCGTGGCCATGCGATCCGTCTACTGGACAGACAACGTGGCCACTGCTATCAACTCCATCACTACGGTGATTCTAGTACTGGCAGGTAAGCCCATCGTTTTATaaggtttaaaagaaaaaaatagaagagaaaaatgaagaaaacagaaagaaaatacaaaaggcAGTCACAAAGGAACATGATTGACAAGCATACGACTCCTAAGCTACATTggtgatcgcgatcaagcccgactGAGGTCGAATTTCTCATCAGGGATTGGCTCCCTTCTGCAGCTTGTGCTAAGGAGCAAATTGTAATTGACAAATTCGATACAGGCTGCGTGACCTCCGCATTAGTTACTGCGAGCCAGTGAGCCCTTTTTTGTCACTTTTATGGCCATTCAACTCACTTCTCCAGAGGCAAGATGCGATTACTCCGGTATTTTCTTTTCCTGGGTAAACCGAGCAAGCAAAGATGAGTCATCACTAAACTATGCGAAAGAAATAAGAAACGGATCCTGCTGAGAAATCCAAGCGATAACAATGCAGCGTCAAGGTTGTTATTCCATCAAGGTTGTTAGGTAAATGCTGGTCATGGTAACATTTTTGAGTATCTAATGTAGTGTCACCTGTCCACACAGCCCTGACGACAACAGGCGGCTACTTCAACCCCATCATGGCATCGGCGCTTATGCTCGGCTGTGCCGGAAGCACGACTACCGAGCACTTCACAGTCTACTGGGCGGGGGCCCTCATGGGCGGCTTCATTGGGCGTTACCTTGACATCCGGCTAGAGTACGCCATCAAGGAGAAATATGCCTAGACTGCATCGTCTCCCATAGTGTGTGTGACCGACTTTTCACCACTCATCACATTGCCCGACAGGTATTACGTCCCgcattttcattttgtctttGTGGGATCCATTTGGAACTGTGAACATGACAAAAGCAGCACACTTTTGTTCGCATCTTAGTACAAAAGTGTTGTAAAACTTCCTACAGCACTTTAAGCATCTATTGGAGACCTAAGGCAAACAAAGATTTTTGTACatgatgtacagtgctcacggaatgaaacgcgtcaatttagggctaagtaatgcgcatactttcgtttcaaccagttccagttcgtgtcacatcgacgtaattctggcgcgtacacttacatctgagtcctcgtcacctttggtgaccaaagtCCTAGTGACAagacatggtgctctcgcgtactttgcacataagtagggttctactaaacgctccgtgtcccatttcattccgtgagcactgtacaggCTGCCATGGCAAAGTTAGTGCAAAGAGAGACCTTTACTATGTTTAAGCTAGACAGTTTGAGTCTACTATAGCTTCAGTGGGCCCAAACAACTAAGACTGGCAGTGCACTGTTTTTCATACGTCCATCTAGTATCCACATAATACACACCATTAAGGATTTTAGTTGCCACAACATtcatctgattaagaggcacgcggTAGGGCTGAAGGGGTGGGGTGGACACCAGATTAATTTTCGCCACCTGTCTTTAACTAGCACCTGCCCATCGAAATAAGGCAGCCACGGCCAGAATCGAAACTGCAACcacgagctcagcagtgcaacatcattGCCACTAGGTTATCGTGGCGGGTGTACAATACCCAATTCTGTCTAAATATTGGAAAATTGTCAATGTTAAGTGATAGGGATGTCCCTTGCAAATGCACAGAGATTTTTTTCGTAGGCAGTGTATAAGCGAACTGCAAGAAGACTAAAATCATGGACATAAAGAACAGTTTACCTTTATCATGAACACAGATAAGCTAGGCCAACATGCGCATATATTTTTATATAAGCTAGTCATCCCACCAAATTAAAGTTCTAAACAACCAAAGGTATCAGCCATCAACGAGAATGTCTCTCCTTATTCACAGAGGTGTCCTAGCTATGCAATACCGTCGTGTTTAAGTATAGCATTCAACCACTTCCCTTTAGGCCAATGATTTTCCTGATAGAATACATGGTACATATTCATGTCATGAATGGCAGCTTAACAACATACTTGTAAAGTACACAATCAATGCACACTACAAACTGTATCCTACAGGGCTAAAGCTTGGAAGATAACAAGCAAACTTGAGAAGAAGCAAAGGATGACACATGAGTGACTGATTTGAAAAggttaggcataatgttaagtGACAGAAAGATGGCAGTCAATGGCAtagccatttttctttctctctttctttctttttttttggtgctgGGGGAGTACACACTTAATTGGGACAGGGCAGGCTGGTGTTGTTGCATCTCATTTTATGCTGGGTACCTCAGGTACACAGAAATGTCAGAGTGAAAGGGCATGTGCTCGGTGTGCGCTCACCCCCCTTGGCTGTGCCCCTGATAGCAGCACAGGTTCGGAGTCAAATGCAGGCATAGCTGATACTCTTGTTCA
This Dermacentor albipictus isolate Rhodes 1998 colony chromosome 1, USDA_Dalb.pri_finalv2, whole genome shotgun sequence DNA region includes the following protein-coding sequences:
- the AQP gene encoding aquaporin-11; this encodes MDEPDEVVQAAAASSYLDELVPYLVLLGNTLLFAVVRRLAARLSPLKWRLAISEAIGTWELCSDVAELGIVYERHGVWVYALALLACCVWWCRAFGDAEACPCGPVEDMLFAVGPGDYRARLLGQALGGLLTAQYITFIWSWHLIPEHKIMATTECQTSLMVSPTKGALIEGAITCVSRFVAMRSVYWTDNVATAINSITTVILVLAALTTTGGYFNPIMASALMLGCAGSTTTEHFTVYWAGALMGGFIGRYLDIRLEYAIKEKYA